The genomic DNA AAAAATTTAGTTAATGAAAGTTTTGGTAAAAATTTGAGGTGAAGAAAATGATTTCGGATAAAATTAAATTAACAGCGAAAGATATTTTAGAAAAAGAATTTAAAACAGGTATGAGAGGTTATCAGCAAGAAGAAGTAGATAAGTTTCTTGATATGATCATTAAAGACTATGAAGCTTTCCACAAAGAGTTTGAGCAATTAAAGCAACAAAATGCTCGTTTAAAGCGTGAATTAGAGGAACAAAAACTAGCAGTAACGCAAGTTCCACAACAACCTGTACAAACACCAGTTGCACAACCGGTTTATAACAACACGAATACGGATATTTTAAAACGCTTATCTAACTTAGAAAAAGCTGTATTTGGAAGTAAGTTATACGAATGATGTAAGGTGGGAAAAGGTTTAAGCATTTTACATAGAAAAAAACGTTGCAAAATCTTTTTGTTTCCACTATACTAATGGATGTCATAACGTTTGGGTAATCGCTGCAACGCCAACGTTGTAGAGGAAAGTCCATGCTCGCACGGCCTGAGATGGCTGTAGTGTTCGTGCCTAGCCAATTCATAAGCTAGGGTATTCTGGCTGTAAGGCTGGTTTAACGGCAGGGAAAAAACCTAAGTCCTTTCGGATATGGTTTGACTACCTTTAAAGTGCCACAGTGACGAAGTCCTTGAAGAAATGATAGGAGTGGAACGAGGTAAACCCCACGAGCGAGAAACCCAAATAATGGTAGGGGAATCTTTTCCAAGGAAATGAACGACGGGAAAGGACAGGTTTTATAACCTGTAGATAGATGATTGCCACCGGAGTACGAGGCGTGGGCCGTTTGTAGTACAAAGGAACAGAACATGGCTTACAGAACGTTATGAACCAACTATGAAATAACTCAGCTCTCCTTTGTTAGAGGAGGGCTTTTTATTTGTATGAAGTTATAAAGTATGAGTTAAAATGGTTAATGAGAAAATTTTTCGTAAAATGTAATGATTAATAGGAACAATTGCTATTAATTATTGTTTGAATATACATAAGAGGTGAATGCAAATGGGAAAAGTTACTTTAATTGCAACAGCGGCAATGGGTATTGAAGCGTTAGTTGCCCGAGAAGTTCGCGATCTTGGTTATGAATGTCAAGTAGAAAACAGCAAAGTAACATTTGAAGCAGATGAAAAGGCGATTTGTCGCACGAATTTATGGTTACGTACTGCGGATCGTGTAAAAATTAAAGTTGGCGAATTTAAAGCAACAACATTTGATGAGCTATTTGAAAAAACGAAAGCATTAAACTGGGGAGATTATATTCCAGAGAATGGCGAGTTCCCTGTTATCGGTAAATCTTTAAAATCTGAATTATTCAGTGTTTCGGATTGCCAACGTATTGTTAAAAAGGCTGTCGTTGAAAAATTAAAAACAACATATAAACGTACAACTTGGTTTGAAGAAGATGGTCCGTTATTCCGTATCGAGATTGCAATGCTCAAGGATATTGCAACATTAACAATTGATGCGAGTGGTGTTGGACTTCATAAACGTGGATACCGTATGGATCAAGGGGAAGCTCCGTTAAAAGAAACATTAGCTGCGTCTTTAATTAAATTAACAAACTGGAAGCCAGATCGTCCATTTGTTGATCCATTCTGTGGATCAGGTACAATTCCGATTGAAGCGGCATTAATTGGGCAAAACATTGCGCCAGGATTTAACCGTGGTTTCGCATCAGATGAGTGGGGCTGGGTAGGTAAACAAAACTGGCGTGAAGCGCGTCAAGAAGCTGAAGATTTAGCGAACTATGATCAACGATTACAAATCATAGGATCAGATATTGATCATCGTATGATTCGAGTTGCTCAAGATAACGCAGAAGAAGTAGGTTTAGGTGATTTAATTACATTTAAACAAATGCAGGTAAAAGATTTCACAACAAAAGAGGATTATGGCTACGTTGTAACGAATCCTCCATACGGAGAACGTTTAAGTGAAAAAGCACTCGTTGAACAACTGTATAAAGAAATGGGACAAGTATTCCGTCCGTTAGATACATGGTCAGCGTATGTATTAACAAGCTACGAAGCATTTGAGAGGTGTTACGGAAAAGATGCGTCGAAGAAGCGTAAACTGTTTAACGGATTTATCCGTACAGATTACTACCAATACTTCGGAAAACGTCCACCGCGTAATTCATAGTATAAAACTCCTCCAGCGCGCATATACTGGCTATTATGTAATGCGTAAAGGAGGAAGTGATATGGATAGTTTCCAATTATCAATGATTCAAAAAGCTATTCACCGTACGTATGATGAGCTCGGAAAAGAAGTGGATAGTCAAGGTGCGATTGTAGATGAAATACAAAAAGCACAAGAAGAATATTTGTCAGCTCTTTCACATGAAACAGCGATTGATAAACGGTATTTAAAGTCATTAATATAGAAGAAAATTTTCCTTTTTCGAAAGGAAAATTTTTTTTCGTGAATTTCTATGTATGGCAACAGGGGAAAGCAAATGCATACATATGCGTAGCAGTTGCTATTATCTTTTTATAGAAAAACTTTTTGGTTGGAGGCTAAGGATGTTTACTGAGAAGAGATTACCATTTGAAGTAGGAAAACAAGATAATTTTTATGATAAGTTGAATGAGTGGATTGGAGATGTGTTTTACGACATCCTTCCGGAAAAAGGCTTTGAAGAGCGTGATGAACAAATTTTTATGGCGTTTCAGTTAGAACGCGCTTTCCAAGAAAAGAAAGTTATGTTCGCAGAAGCTGGTGTAGGAACAGGGAAAACAATTGTATATCTTCTATATGCAATTTGTTACGCGCGTTATACTGGGAAACCAGCTATTATTGCTTGTGCAGATGAAACGTTAATTGAGCAGCTTGTGAAAGAAGAAGGGGACATTGCTAAGTTATCTGAAGCATTAGGGCTATCTGTTGATGTAAGGCTTGCAAAATCAATGGATAATTATTTATGCTTACGTAAACTTGAAGATGTTATGAGTGGACGAGCTCCAGAAGTAATTGAAGACGTATATTACGAGTTACCACAGTTTGTATTCGATCATGGTACGATGCAAAACTTTACTCACTATGGTGACAGAAAAGAATTTCCACTTTTAAATGACGAAGAATGGTCAAAAGTAAATTGGGATTACTTCCAAGATTGCTTTACTTGTGATTCTCGTCATCGTTGTGGACAAACTCTTTCTCGTGAACATTATCGTAAAGCAGCAGATTTAATTATTTGTTCTCAAGATTTCTATATGGATCATATTTGGACGTACGATGCTCGTAAGCGTGAAGGGCAAATTCCGTTATTACCAGAAAGTAGCTGCGTTGTATTCGATGAAGGACATCTTGTAGAATATGCAGCTCAAAAAGCTTTAACATACCGTTTAAAGCAAACGATGATGGAGCAACTTTTAACGAGATTGCTACAAAACGATATTCGCGAGGAGTTTGCGCATTTAGTAGAAGAAACAATTTGGCAAACAGAGCGATTCTTTGATGTGTTACAAGAGAATAAAAAGGAAATTGCCGGTTCTGATCGTTTAGAAATTACTGTGACAGAAAAAGTAACAGCTGAAGCGAAGCGACTTTATGCAAAAATTGGTGAAGTCGGTGATGCATTAGTATTTGAAAGT from Bacillus cereus G9842 includes the following:
- the gpsB gene encoding cell division regulator GpsB, which codes for MISDKIKLTAKDILEKEFKTGMRGYQQEEVDKFLDMIIKDYEAFHKEFEQLKQQNARLKRELEEQKLAVTQVPQQPVQTPVAQPVYNNTNTDILKRLSNLEKAVFGSKLYE
- a CDS encoding THUMP domain-containing class I SAM-dependent RNA methyltransferase; the protein is MGKVTLIATAAMGIEALVAREVRDLGYECQVENSKVTFEADEKAICRTNLWLRTADRVKIKVGEFKATTFDELFEKTKALNWGDYIPENGEFPVIGKSLKSELFSVSDCQRIVKKAVVEKLKTTYKRTTWFEEDGPLFRIEIAMLKDIATLTIDASGVGLHKRGYRMDQGEAPLKETLAASLIKLTNWKPDRPFVDPFCGSGTIPIEAALIGQNIAPGFNRGFASDEWGWVGKQNWREARQEAEDLANYDQRLQIIGSDIDHRMIRVAQDNAEEVGLGDLITFKQMQVKDFTTKEDYGYVVTNPPYGERLSEKALVEQLYKEMGQVFRPLDTWSAYVLTSYEAFERCYGKDASKKRKLFNGFIRTDYYQYFGKRPPRNS
- a CDS encoding DUF3921 domain-containing protein yields the protein MDSFQLSMIQKAIHRTYDELGKEVDSQGAIVDEIQKAQEEYLSALSHETAIDKRYLKSLI
- a CDS encoding ATP-dependent DNA helicase, which gives rise to MFTEKRLPFEVGKQDNFYDKLNEWIGDVFYDILPEKGFEERDEQIFMAFQLERAFQEKKVMFAEAGVGTGKTIVYLLYAICYARYTGKPAIIACADETLIEQLVKEEGDIAKLSEALGLSVDVRLAKSMDNYLCLRKLEDVMSGRAPEVIEDVYYELPQFVFDHGTMQNFTHYGDRKEFPLLNDEEWSKVNWDYFQDCFTCDSRHRCGQTLSREHYRKAADLIICSQDFYMDHIWTYDARKREGQIPLLPESSCVVFDEGHLVEYAAQKALTYRLKQTMMEQLLTRLLQNDIREEFAHLVEETIWQTERFFDVLQENKKEIAGSDRLEITVTEKVTAEAKRLYAKIGEVGDALVFESEMHTVNTYDLNIVDEHLDVLEHSLRLFMHEKNVITWGEEGDGAFTLVIMPRAVEEVLQEKVFSKKIPYIFSSATLSNNDSFAFTANSLGVKDYLSFSVASPFDYEEQMAVNLLSHTKENEWERKCQYTLENIQKTNGRTLVLFRTTQELAAFKEYVSKEQMSVPFLYEGDQEISQLVSRFQNEEETVLCAVHLWEGLDIPGSSLSHVIIWSLPFPPNDPVFEAKRKHVNDPFWDVDVPYMILRLRQGIGRLIRTSDDKGAISIFLSDSEDEKVVAAVKNVLPVEGKEL